A region from the Silene latifolia isolate original U9 population chromosome 7, ASM4854445v1, whole genome shotgun sequence genome encodes:
- the LOC141590799 gene encoding subtilisin-like protease SBT2.4 gives MERSNAYDIHAKVLESFHSQLLKDTLDGGSYTKVHSFTHLANGFTIHTTSSQAEKLRRHPRVKLVQRDRGTKLMTTYTPDFLKLPQNVWKQEQGSNTHAGEGMVIGFIDSGIDPFHPSFANIDFITNNPSNNNNNNNNVSSSSTRRFCGACETGPRFPASSCNGKIVSARFFAAGAQAIATLNASLDFLSPFDAVGHGSHVASTAAGNMGVPVVVDGFFYGKASGMAPRARIAVYKAIYPTVGTLTDLLAAIDQAVKDGVDVLTLSLEPDEPPEDTIIFLDVFEIFTLLARRAGIFVVQAAGNKGPGPSSVVSFSPWSVGVAACSTDRSYSATLFLGNGQKIGGIGMSGPTFGNGLLKYKLVLAKDAVRVNGSFPRTPAYTEECQYPEALDPIVVTGSVVICNFSTGFYNQTSSITSIIDTAKALGFMGFILVANPVYGDFIAEPVPFLVPGILIPKIIDAKIISQYYENQTRRTEQGCVIRYAGKASIGEGRVASFDRQLPAVSRFSSRGPDIIDSHRNPADILKPDFAAPGQQIWAAWSPLSVLEPIFEGNNFALMSGTSMAVPHIAGIAAMIKQYNPSWTPSMIASAISTTATKYNSNGEIIPAERYDLGSSDSSTPFDIGAGLVNAARALDPGLVFIPVEGEYVAFLCSLPNVDREKVEAATGGSCDHPLRHPADLNLPSVTITSLVGSQVVQRNVINVGSKKETYICAVLPPKGVSVEVKPAWFTIAPNGTQDLKITLNVSRAMKDFSFGEIVLTGSLDHIARMPLSVRPTSIS, from the exons ATGGAACGTAGCAACGCGTACGATATCCATGCaaaagtattggagtcgtttcacAGCCAACTATTGAAGGACACTCTTGACGGAGGTAGCTACACCAAGGTCCATAGTTTCACCCACCTTGCTAACGGCTTCACCATCCACACCACTTCCTCTCAA GCAGAAAAGTTAAGAAGACACCCAAGAGTGAAATTAGTCCAAAGAGACAGGGGAACAAAACTGATGACAACATACACACCAGACTTCTTAAAATTGCCTCAAAATGTATGGAAACAAGAACAAGGAAGTAATACTCATGCTGGTGAAGGAATGGTTATAGGGTTTATCGACTCCGGCATCGACCCTTTTCATCCAAGTTTTGCTAATATTGATTTTATAACAAATAAccctagtaataataataataataataacaatgtaTCTTCTTCGAGTACGCGCCGGTTTTGTGGAGCATGTGAGACGGGACCTCGGTTTCCGGCGAGTTCTTGTAATGGGAAGATAGTTTCAGCTAGGTTCTTTGCTGCTGGAGCTCAGGCTATTGCCACTCTTAATGCTTCTCTTGATTTTTTATCTCCCTTTGATGCTGTTGGCCACGGCAG TCATGTAGCATCAACTGCTGCTGGAAATATGGGAGTACCAGTGGTGGTAGATGGTTTCTTCTATGGCAAAGCCAGTGGAATGGCTCCACGTGCCCG AATAGCTGTTTATAAGGCAATATATCCAACAGTCGGAACTCTCACTGATTTGCTCGCTGCAATTGATCAA GCAGTGAAAGATGGAGTGGACGTCCTGACCTTGTCGCTAGAGCCAGATGAACCACCAGAAGACACAATCATATTTCTTGATGTTTTCGAGATATTCACATTACTAGCAAGAAGGGCAGGAATTTTCGTGGTTCAAGCAGCAGGAAATAAGGGACCGGGTCCAAGTAGCGTGGTGTCATTCAGCCCATGGTCTGTTGGTGTCGCGGCTTGTAGCACTGACAGGAGTTATTCAGCAACTCTCTTTCTCGGTAATGGTCAGAAGATTGGAGGAATCGGGATGTCAG GGCCAACCTTTGGGAATGGGTTACTGAAATATAAGTTGGTGCTTGCCAAAGATGCTGTTagggttaatggttcattcccgAGAACTCCGGCTTACACAGAGGAATGTCAATACCCTGAAGCACTTGATCCAATTGTAGTGACAGGCAGTGTCGTGATCTGTAATTTCTCAACTGGATTTTACAACCAGACTTCCTCGATTACCTCCATCATCGACACTGCAAAAGCCTTGGGATTTATGGGGTTCATCCTTGTTGCAAATCCGGTATATGGTGATTTCATCGCGGAACCAGTCCCTTTTCTGGTGCCGGGGATTCTCATTCCCAAAATTATTGACGCAAAG ATCATATCTCAATATTACGAAAATCAAACTCGGAGAACTGAACAAGGATGTGTAATAAGATATGCCGGAAAAGCCTCGATTGGTGAAGGAAGAGTGGCTTCTTTTGACAGACAGTTACCTGCAGTAAGCAGATTCTCTTCCAGAGGTCCTGACATCATTGACAGCCACAGAAATCCTGCAGATATTCTCAAGCCTGATTTCGCAGCTCCCGGACAACAGATCTGGGCAGCTTGGAGTCCTCTCAGTGTCTTGGAGCCTATATTTGAAG GAAATAATTTCGCTTTGATGTCCGGGACTAGTATGGCAGTGCCTCATATTGCAGGAATAGCTGCAATGATTAAGCAATACAACCCATCATGGACACCATCTATGATTGCATCGGCAATTTCTACTACCGCCACAAAGTACAACAGTAATGGAGAAATTATACCAGCTGAAAGATACGATCTTGGCAGTTCCGATTCTTCCACTCCCTTTGATATAGGCGCTGGGCTCGTGAATGCAGCAAGAGCACTAGATCCTGGTCTAGTATTTATACCAGTTGAAGGAGAATATGTTGCGTTCCTGTGCTCTCTGCCTAATGTTGACCGAGAAAAAGTTGAAGCTGCAACAGGTGGGTCCTGTGACCATCCATTAAGGCATCCAGCAGACTTGAACCTACCATCAGTGACAATAACGTCTCTCGTTGGATCTCAAGTAGTTCAGCGGAATGTAATCAACGTAGGAAGCAAGAAAGAGACATACATATGCGCTGTGCTTCCACCAAAAGGCGTATCAGTTGAAGTTAAACCAGCATGGTTCACCATTGCTCCAAATGGGACTCAAGATCTGAAAATCACGCTGAATGTTAGTCGAGCAATGAAAGATTTCAGCTTTGGAGAGATTGTTCTAACGGGAAGTTTGGATCACATTGCGAGGATGCCCTTGTCAGTCAGGCCTACTTCAATTTCGTAA
- the LOC141593092 gene encoding protein STRUBBELIG-RECEPTOR FAMILY 8-like: protein MAMKNHMIFLHSSFFHFLPSFFFFFLVVVSLIPVLLVQANTDANDAQSLQVLYGALNNPPQLTGWKSSGGDPCGESWMGVKCDGSAVVSLEISGLGLNGSMGYLLSNLMSLKTLDLSNNKIHDTIPFQMPPNLTTLNLARNNLSGNLPYSISNMVSLTYLNVSGNSLTQQIADVFSNHTALGTIDLSYNNFSGDLPSSLSSLSNLSTLQVQNNQLTGTLNPLVNLPLDNLNVANNQFSGWIPQELLTLPNFVYNGNSFDNGPAPPPPPFTPPPPGTPAKRNHSRSAGSAHSPQGSEKETSHGKKNSKSVGTLLGVVLSVAFLLVFGLLALLFCKRKWKTKPSNGRMSAGSVSNGREKVNTEVQEQRVVGMPTIVDVKTPPPENVPVDKVYGKNGSLKRLKSPITATSYTVASLQTATNSFSQENIVGEGSLGRVYKAEFSNGKVLAIKKIDNSALSLQEEDNFLEAVSNMSRLRHPNIVSLAGYCTEHGQRLLVYEYIGNGSLHDILHYTEDGSKKLSWNSRVRVALGTARALEYLHEVCLPSVVHRNFKSANILLDEEFNPHLSDCGLAALTPNTERQVSTQMVGSFGYSAPEFALSGIYTTKSDVYSFGVVMLELLSGRKPLDSSRPRSEQSLVRWATPQLHDIDALSKMVDPTLNGMYPAKSLSRFADVIALCVQPEPEFRPPMSEVVQALVRLVQRAGGSKRRSSDDSGFGYKTPDHDTIDISI from the exons ATGGCAATGAAGAATCATATGATCTTTCTTCAttcttcattttttcattttttaccttcttttttctttttctttttagttGTTGTTTCTTTGATCCCAGTTTTGCTTGTTCAGGCTAACACTGATGCAAATGATG CACAATCTCTTCAAGTTCTGTATGGTGCACTTAATAATCCCCCTCAGTTGACGGGGTGGAAATCTAGTGGCGGTGATCCATGTGGAGAGTCTTGGATGGGAGTTAAGTGTGATGGTTCTGCTGTCGTTTCCCT GGAAATTTCTGGATTAGGGCTTAATGGGTCCATGGGATATCTGCTTTCAAACCTTATGTCGCTGAAGACGTT GGATTTGAGTAATAACAAAATTCATGACACCATACCGTTTCAAATGCCGCCCAATCTAACGACACT AAATCTTGCACGGAATAATCTTAGTGGCAACCTACCTTACTCGATTTCGAACATGGTTTCACTTACTTATTT AAATGTGAGTGGTAATTCTCTCACACAGCAAATTGCAGATGTATTTTCTAATCATACTGCCCTTGGGACCAT AGATCTCTCATACAACAATTTTTCCGGAGATCTTCCCAGTTCCTTAAGCTCCTTGTCCAACCTTTCGACACT ACAGGTTCAAAACAATCAGCTAACTGGTACACTCAACCCCCTTGTTAACCTGCCTTTAGATAATCT AAATGTTGCAAATAACCAATTTAGCGGTTGGATACCTCAGGAACTCCTGACCCTCCCAAATTTTGT TTACAATGGTAATTCATTTGATAATGGCCCggctccaccaccaccaccctttACGCCTCCTCCTCCCGGAACACCTGCCAAGCGGAATCATAGTAGATCAGCAGGTTCTGCTCACTCACCCCAAGGCTCTGAGAAGGAAACATCACATGGAAAGAAAAATTCAAAATCTGTTGGAACTCTTCTTGGGGTAGTGCTTAGTGTTGCATTCTTGCTTGTATTTGGCCTGCTCGCTCTTTTGTTCTGCAAACGCAAATGGAAAACTAAGCCTAGTAATGGCCGGATGTCTGCCGGAAGTGTCTCAAATGGTCGCGAAAAAG TTAACACTGAGGTACAAGAACAAAGAGTGGTAGGCATGCCTACAATTGTTGATGTAAAGACCCCTCCTCCTGAAAATGTACCGGTTGATAAGGTTTATGGGAAAAATGGGTCTTTGAAACGACTGAAGTCCCCTATCACTGCTACTTCTTATACAGTTGCTTCGCTTCAGACTGCAACAAACAGCTTTAGTCAAGAAAACATTGTGGGTGAAGGTTCACTTGGCCGGGTTTATAAAGCGGAGTTTTCCAATGGCAAG GTTTTAGCTATTAAAAAGATTGATAATTCAGCACTATCATTGCAAGAGGAGGATAATTTCCTTGAAGCTGTGTCAAACATGTCACGCCTTAGGCACCCAAACATTGTGTCATTAGCCGGATACTGTACAGAGCACGGACAGCGTCTTTTGGTGTACGAGTACATCGGAAATGGCAGTCTGCATGATATACTACATTACACTGAAGACGGAAGCAAGAAATTGTCATGGAACTCTCGAGTTCGAGTAGCACTTGGAACAGCCCGAGCACTGGA GTACTTGCATGAAGTCTGCTTGCCATCAGTTGTACATCGGAATTTCAAATCGGCTAATATTTTACTTGATGAAGAATTCAACCCTCACCTCTCAGATTGTGGACTGGCCGCTTTGACGCCAAATACTGAGCGACAG GTGTCTACTCAAATGGTAGGTTCATTTGGGTACAGTGCTCCAGAGTTTGCTTTGTCAGGGATTTACACCACGAAAAGTGACGTCTACAGCTTTGGGGTGGTGATGTTGGAGCTTTTGAGTGGGCGTAAGCCTTTAGATAG TTCAAGACCAAGGTCCGAACAATCTCTTGTTAGATGGGCTACACCTCAACTACACGATATAGATGCTCTATCTAAAATGGTTGATCCTACTCTAAATGGAATGTATCCTGCTAAGTCGTTGTCTCGATTTGCTGACGTCATTGCCCTCTGTGTTCAG CCGGAGCCAGAATTCAGACCACCAATGTCGGAAGTAGTTCAAGCACTAGTCCGGTTAGTACAAAGGGCGGGTGGTTCAAAAAGAAGATCCAGTGATGATTCCGGGTTTGGGTACAAGACTCCAGATCATGACACAATTGACATCTCCATTTAA
- the LOC141593093 gene encoding F-box/LRR-repeat protein At3g59190-like yields MDSTLKKSKTLRFGKCNREDGLSCLPDELICQILSLLPTKDAAVASLSSKKMRSAFTQLTALDFDDSPISYCARNNPLFVDDFQLFKTFVSNVLQASQSPHLSRFRIGFGGDFNIIQLHIREPSRVCGSTCFPHVESTILNSWIAFPLNHSGIREIDLRIHVRNPGKLPSALFACQTLEVLKLNTNLDFELVSSMSSFSLPNLKVLQLRSILIPEDDFVSRLVSSCPSLVELYMRCWWKYGNSVTISSPSLRKLTLIFNRDEEYLDLCNIDTPNLQCFKYRDLLGLHYSIPSMKVLVQASFHVWDILHTQRESLDSVLRLVTAVSNVQRLTLANSIVEVLDCEESKNLLPVFHNLRHLKLGHDGTTKWDRVLLEILKSSPLLETLGFPKGCDSGPIFCLDGSSYEDSNLELDLERQFFRKNHEPPPCCKSFLKRIYIKKCWGLEQEVEFVSFLLKIALVLEELLIICEEHDWVDKPSFESRLKKLPKASSTCLIIVH; encoded by the exons ATGGATTCCACATTAAAAAAAAGTAAGACTTTGAGATTTGGAAAATGTAATAGAGAAGATGGGTTGAGTTGTTTACCGGATGAATTGATATGTCAAATACTTTCATTACTTCCCACCAAGGATGCTGCTGTTGCCAGCCTCTCGTCGAAGAAGATGAGGAGCGCTTTTACGCAATTGACAGCCCTTGATTTTGACGATTCACCTATTTCTTATTGTGCTAGGAATAATCCTCTTTTCGTTGACGACTTTCAGCTTTTTAAGACTTTTGTCAGTAATGTGCTTCAAGCTTCCCAATCTCCTCATCTTAGCAGGTTTAGAATCGGGTTTGGTGGGGACTTCAACATCATTCAGCTTCACATTCGTGAACCGTCTCGTGTTTGTGGCTCAACTTGTTTTCCCCACGTAGAATCTACCATCCTTAACTCATGGATAGCCTTTCCGTTAAATCACAGTGGTATTCGGGAGATTGATCTGCGTATTCATGTGAGGAATCCCGGGAAGCTGCCCTCGGCTCTCTTTGCTTGTCAAACTTTAGAGGTGTTGAAGCTCAACACTAATCTGGATTTTGAACTAGTTTCTAGTATGTCTTCCTTTTCGTTGCCCAACTTAAAAGTGCTCCAACTCCGTTCCATCCTTATACCGGAGGATGACTTTGTGTCTAGGCTAGTTTCAAGTTGTCCTTCACTTGTAGAGCTTTATATGAGATGCTGGTGGAAGTATGGGAATTCCGTAACCATATCTTCACCGTCCCTTCGAAAATTGACTCTAATTTTTAATAGAGATGAAGAATACCTTGACCTTTGCAATATTGATACTCCTAATTTGCAATGTTTCAAATATCGTGACCTTTTAGGTCTTCATTACTCTATCCCAAGTATGAAGGTTCTTGTTCAAGCTTCATTTCACGTTTGGGACATTTTGCACACTCAACGCGAGTCTCTCGATAGCGTGCTTAGACTTGTTACAGCTGTGTCTAATGTTCAGCGTTTAACTTTGGCCAACTCTATTGTGGAG GTTTTGGATTGTGAAGAGTCGAAGAATCTACTGCCTGTGTTTCACAATCTTCGACATTTGAAACTAGGTCATGATGGAACTACTAAATGGGATAGAGTTTTGTTGGAAATTCTTAAGAGCTCACCTCTCTTAGAAACACTTGGGTTCCCAAAG GGATGCGATTCCGGGCCAATCTTTTGTTTAGATGGTAGTTCTTATGAAGATAGCAATTTGGAATTGGACCTGGAGCGACAGTTCTTTAGAAAAAATCACGAACCGCCTCCTTGCTGCAAATCTTTTCTAAAAAGAATTTATATCAAGAAGTGTTGGGGCTTAGAACAGGAAGTAGAGTTCGTCAGTTTTCTTCTAAAAATTGCATTAGTTTTAGAGGAGTTATTAATTATATGTGAGGAGCATGATTGGGTAGATAAGCCCTCATTTGAGAGCAGATTGAAGAAGCTACCCAAGGCCTCATCCACCTGTTTAATTATAGTTCACTGA